Proteins from a genomic interval of Nasonia vitripennis strain AsymCx chromosome 3, Nvit_psr_1.1, whole genome shotgun sequence:
- the LOC100679394 gene encoding mucin-5AC encodes MIVREALTWAVFIGILCTVRADGDRWSRQIANSEWIPLADPRISQRVQNVAPPAEAAAPAVATDSSAQAAGQVQALTLPPALQQQYQEQLVQLQKTQESIQRLLLLQQQLKAQQQLLQSQAYQPNNFANAEDDKQALHQSTIVNLQTLPELAPEVLVPPVPSSEALPPVFRSQNFHPETDLKRDHGHRSQQQNSQSTSSEQDYRRTHEESIPPPRASRPREDGEKDYRPKHKSRYETGAQRHKEEPSHVNFVTPATSVVLRDDSDEQEEVQLVYVPAETLAQRGHAKLHKSQPRKHHPNRHHQQQQQQQQQHHGQSASTALPFHDAYAREILHQLQRQHEEKNQYLNQERQKEIARLHAEQKELERQARLHQEAVRKEQELMRQREAEKKRKELEKMEEAARQRELQRIQEIREQERLEQKKLAELKDKEEEERRKEFERFSTYEREKELKRQKEYDQSREHDVRTRPDHGFADVQQTQSYEEHPDAQPLVQDTQLHHQHLTEVTHKSNKPSRHRNKPRKQQHHFHQQHQQQQPEYHDSAESQSTTPSPNQPPLSVYMGSSLVDHNRVQLSDVLKTLKNARTIAVLDSFGPETPRVFVGPRNLDPPAGYAKFDLPYLSSIENNRVERKVDRLPFFVAPLSFEPPPGYSKIPFPAPHIGSVVINNLENVEIKPHENQNLHPTPLIEPNSYVVSNQPLSAYDVSTPVSFPQESSTPRYEVSSLPASQSSTKWRFDSFFENKPSTEIPSAVTAASYHEERTPTSKFERPSKTRNYYNPNEVSTTPTYFSPKTVSAFSFEQTVPQSTPSYHEEEPPMHHSVDSHLVDQNVGHHRQTHPRFPDPEPQRETTHHRFADPEPQRETTHHRFADPEPPRETTHHRFPDPEPQRETSHHRFPESESPREPARQRFPVDPNGHSVTSTYFSNPSNYDDPAQYNLPAELPAISPQLPGLVNALVEKPDIPIPSTIHPPTPSTTTTTTTTTTTTTEAPTTTYRPRSRQRSRISAPRATTLSPPGRGHSERATRRPVNRSKSKYTTTTEEYNDSSYDPTRRNSVTTSRYDDQDSHSRRPTVRSHYKPRDEETKESIQTQIVDSNAPSEQGQRGVGSSSGNAYENVPLIDSAPPASSGGAPTADLNIPVYQQDDYSASTASSVDNFSSHRDSTGSISDSILPLSGLEYTRKSTFAPSFSSSSPSYDHVDEQPVNGFNYRTHETHTTRDYPYFRPGKTESVLFEPIATTDLPNVQRSQLQDFSPVYHSFDSGETPRPIYRESTGSNSGSSSSEEESPIFLPISHDKQEEYSYQTTATEAPETTTTTTTTTTETPVVTRQRVRGRLGGRTTDSAIQTRPRGSQDEYVRFSAVNQDSSSRSNGRQRARPRTRPQPSGNSPIQTEGQEYVRIQSSSARRQPATSTTTRTTVEEQPKEDEEDYGFIRQPNYRPAQQTNYKTTQAQITEIPETTTAESSQSQILKNRAKYLSANGRRPASSSSRVTTTPRSDDTAYTVRPRSRVSGSSQTDSVKPTKARGRLRRPGARRRVTTTTEATLEDNNELPLDENYPRIHPGQIQQDAARRGEDLADENYPQEFLLNYGASQNYRNRDDQYEERRRNNNRPTTSRSSSSDIYGAESQWSTKLTGNSFQPSSYTPNQPIGESKDSESQGQEKAGDLPEIITAGPDVPSITVLVSSDDEKPEEKREQETKQEEHKSSSEETIMGSMMESMIDFGKKMGVTEMTDDVAITTTTTPESTSSTETTPEVNRANTATFKKAGLRRRRVRVRVRPAGASAEDFVTAESQSYDSSLNNLPREANKFRNFFVVTAKPTTITASAITTSTRTTTTTTEPPKTEKSVFESFLDKMLGEDEVPTTVAPEVVTSSQEDDEDSWTGVSTIVPAQEVTTLSPTTQKNEELVDNTELPTTVIDTTTTTTTTTTTTPKSTEESKNNNSGENVIQSLNRENSLRYFVTKSPAFSEYLRSQEKSKLSEDSPDHPKNHRSKWSEVRYPSDKSLFEFAKWNTKNLTAEDKSAQQQQQQPTASSSEADNSSVTDYVKAIFESIKSADEEHHQSAKLAEQATTPPPPEIKTSVSTSSRVSYSRSQSSSSSSSSPTTTTTTQEPATLGPFVPSMMSSGPVKKTSLETNLGKILRTSTTTKVSQMTEICYRGRCVMSKPKKDGVSR; translated from the exons ATCGTGCGAGAAGCACTGACATGGGCTGTGTTCATCGGGATCCTGTGTACAGTGCGGGCTGATGGCGACAGATGGTCGCGTCAAATAGCGAACAGCGAGTGGATACCCCTGGCTGATCCTCGTATCAGCCAGAGGGTACAGAACGTCGCACCTCCTGCGGAAGCTGCAGCTCCGGCTGTGGCCACTGACAGCAGTGCCCAAGCTGCTGGTCAAGTTCAAGCCCTGACCCTTCCACCAGCTCTGCAACAACAGTACCAGGAGCAACTCGTCCAGCTGCAGAAGACGCAGGAGAGCATTCAGAGACTTCTgcttctgcagcagcagctcaaagcccagcagcagctcttgcag tCGCAAGCCTATCAACCGAACAACTTCGCCAATGCCGAGGACGACAAGCAGGCCTTGCACCAGAGCACTATCGTCAATCTCCAGACGCTGCCCGAATTGGCGCCAGAAGTCCTCGTGCCGCCAGTTCCATCCTCCGAGGCTCTACCGCCGGTATTCCGATCGCAGAATTTCCATCCGGAAACTGACCTGAAACGAGATCACGGCCACCGTAGCCAACAGCAAAATTCACAATCCACGAGTTCCGAACAAGATTACCGGCGAACTCACGAGGAATCGATACCTCCACCGCGAGCTAGTCGTCCCCGCGAGGACGGCGAAAAAGATTACCGCCCGAAGCACAAGAGCCGTTACGAGACGGGAGCGCAGAGGCATAAGGAAGAGCCTTCTCATGTGAACTTTGTCACTCCGGCCACGAGCGTCGTTCTACGAGACGACAGCGATGAACAGGAAGAG GTTCAGTTGGTTTACGTACCGGCCGAGACGTTGGCACAGCGAGGACATGCCAAGCTTCACAAGTCGCAACCCAGAAAGCATCATCCCAATCGTCAtcatcaacaacaacagcaacagcaacaacaacatcaTGGACAATCAGCCTCGACAGCTTTGCCGTTCCACGACGCGTACGCTCGCGAGATTCTGCACCAGTTGCAGAGACAGCACGAGGAGAAGAATCAGTACCTGAATCAGGAGCGCCAGAAGGAAATCGCTCGATTACACGCGGAACAGAAGGAATTGGAGAGGCAAGCCCGATTGCATCAAGAAGCCGTCAGGAAGGAACAAGAATTAATGAGGCAGCGCGAAGccgagaagaagaggaaggagTTGGAGAAGATGGAAGAAGCGGCGCGACAACGCGAGCTTCAGAGAATACAGGAGATCAGGGAGCAAGAGAGACTGGAGCAGAAAAAATTGGCCGAGCTTAAGGACaaggaagaagaggagaggCGAAAGGAGTTCGAGAGATTTTCCACGTACGAGAGGGAGAAGGAATTGAAACGTCAGAAGGAATACGACCAGAGCCGTGAACACGATGTCAGAACGAGACCGGACCACGGATTCGCTGATGTACAACAGACCCAAAGTTACGAAGAGCATCCTGATGCCCAACCGCTGGTTCAGGATACCCAGCTCCACCATCAACATCTGACCGAGGTGACGCACAAGAGCAACAAGCCGTCCAGGCACAGAAACAAGCCGCGAAAACAGCAGCATCACTTCCATCAACagcatcaacaacaacaaccgGAGTACCACGACTCAGCCGAATCCCAGTCGACAACTCCTTCGCCGAATCAGCCGCCACTTTCCGTGTACATGGGAAGCTCTCTGGTTGACCACAATCGCGTTCAATTGAGCGACGTACTGAAGACACTGAAGAACGCCAGAACCATAGCTGTACTCGATAGCTTTGGTCCTGAAACTCCTAGAGTCTTCGTGGGACCTAGAAATTTGGATCCTCCAGCGGGTTACGCCAAGTTTGATCTACCGTATCTGTCCTCGATTGAGAACAATCGCGTGGAGAGGAAAGTGGACAGACTGCCTTTCTTCGTAGCACCGTTGAGTTTTGAACCCCCACCTGGTTATTCGAAAATCCCCTTCCCAGCCCCACACATCGGTTCGGTAGTGATCAACAATTTAGAGAACGTCGAAATCAAGCCGCATGAGAATCAAAATCTGCACCCGACCCCACTGATAGAACCTAACTCTTACGTTGTAAGCAACCAGCCATTGTCTGCCTACGATGTCAGTACACCGGTTTCTTTCCCTCAAGAATCCAGTACACCGAGATACGAAGTATCGTCTTTGCCTGCTAGTCAATCAAGTACCAAATGGAGATTCGATAGTTTCTTTGAGAATAAGCCCTCGACTGAGATACCATCCGCAGTAACTGCCGCTTCTTATCACGAGGAGCGAACTCCGACGAGCAAGTTCGAACGACCTTCGAAGACCAGAAATTACTACAATCCCAACGAAGTGTCCACTACGCCCACCTACTTCAGCCCGAAGACGGTATCCGCATTTTCCTTCGAGCAAACTGTCCCGCAGTCAACACCTTCCTACCACGAGGAAGAACCGCCTATGCATCACAGTGTGGATTCTCATCTGGTTGATCAGAACGTCGGTCATCATCGGCAGACCCACCCTCGATTCCCTGACCCAGAACCTCAGCGCGAAACGACTCACCACCGTTTTGCTGATCCAGAACCACAACGCGAAACGACTCATCATCGTTTTGCTGATCCAGAACCTCCACGCGAAACGACTCACCACCGTTTCCCTGACCCAGAACCTCAACGCGAAACGAGTCACCACCGATTCCCCGAATCAGAATCTCCACGTGAACCAGCTCGTCAGAGATTCCCCGTTGATCCTAATGGTCACTCCGTCACCAGTACGTACTTCTCGAATCCTTCCAACTATGACGATCCGGCTCAGTATAATTTGCCTGCTGAACTTCCGGCCATCTCTCCCCAACTCCCTGGATTGGTGAATGCCTTGGTTGAGAAACCTGACATACCCATACCGAGTACCATCCACCCACCAACTCCATCGACCACGACCACTACCACCACGACGACCACAACGACAACCGAAGCGCCTACGACGACCTACAGGCCTCGTTCGCGACAGAG GAGCAGAATTAGCGCACCCAGAGCCACCACTCTGTCGCCACCGGGCAGAGGACACTCTGAAAGGGCGACGAGGAGACCGGTGAATAGGTCCAAGTCAAAGTACACGACCACTACTGAAGAATACAACGACTCGTCGTACGATCCCACGAGAAGAAACTCCGTCACCACTTCGAGATACGACGACCAAGACAGTCACAGCAGAAGACCGACAGTTCGCTCTCACTACAAGCCTCGCGACGAGGAAACTAAAGAATCCATTCAGACTCAG ATCGTAGATTCAAATGCTCCGAGTGAACAAGGTCAGCGCGgcgtcggcagcagcagcggcaacgcCTACGAAAACGTACCCCTGATCGATTCCGCCCCTCCCGCCTCCTCCGGTGGTGCACCCACAGCGGATTTAAATATCCCGGTCTATCAGCAGGACGATTATTCAGCCTCCACGGCTTCGTCGGTCGACAACTTCTCTTCGCATCGGGACTCGACCGGCAGCATTTCAGATTCCATCCTGCCACTTAGCGGCCTCGAGTACACCCGGAAGTCGACCTTCGCTCCGAGCTTCTCCAGTTCCTCGCCTTCTTACGATCACGTGGACGAGCAGCCGGTCAACGGGTTCAACTACAGGACTCACGAGACCCACACCACCCGGGACTACCCGTACTTCCGGCCTGGAAAGACCGAGAGCGTTCTCTTCGAGCCAATCGCCACTACCGATCTGCCGAACGTGCAGAGGTCCCAGTTACAGGACTTCTCGCCGGTCTATCATTCCTTCGACTCCGGGGAGACTCCCAGGCCGATCTATCGTGAATCGACCGGCAgcaacagcggcagcagcagcagcgaagagGAGTCGCCGATCTTCTTACCGATCTCCCACGATAAACAAGAGGAGTACTCTTATCAGACTACCGCAACCGAAGCTCCCGAG ACGACCAccactacgacgacgacgacaaccgAAACTCCGGTGGTAACGCGTCAACGAGTCCGCGGACGTCTAGGAGGTCGCACAACCGACTCGGCCATCCAGACACGTCCACGAGGTTCCCAGGACGAGTACGTGCGCTTCAGCGCCGTGAACCAGGACAGCTCCTCGAGGTCCAACGGTCGCCAGAGAGCTAGACCCAGGACTCGACCTCAGCCCAGCGGTAACTCGCCGATACAGACGGAGGGACAGGAGTACGTGAGGATACAGAGTAGCAGCGCGCGCAGACAGCCCGCTACCAGCACCACTACGAGAACGACCGTCGAGGAACAGCCTAAAGAAGACGAGGAGGATTACGGCTTCATCAGGCAGCCTAATTACAGGCCGGCGCAGCAGACTAATTACAAAACTACCCAGGCGCAG ATAACCGAGATCCCCGAGACCACCACAGCCGAGTCCAGCCAGTCGCAGATCCTCAAGAACCGCGCGAAGTATTTGTCAGCCAACGGCCGTCGGCCAGCTTCCAGCAGTTCGAGAGTAACCACAACCCCGAGATCCGATGACACGGCTTACACCGTCAGACCACGTAGTCGCGTGAGTGGCAGCAGCCAAACCGACTCAGTTAAACCGACGAAGGCTCGTGGAAGACTGCGTAGACCCGGGGCCAGGAGGCGGGTGACCACCACTACCGAAGCCACCCTAGAAGACAACAACGAGCTGCCCCTCGATGAGAACTACCCCAGGATTCATCCGGGACAGATACAACAGGACGCCGCCAGACGCGGAGAGGATCTCGCTGACGAGAAC TACCCCCAGGAGTTCCTGCTGAACTACGGCGCGTCGCAGAATTACCGCAACCGCGACGACCAGTACGAAGAGCGTCGTCGCAATAACAATCGACCGACGACCAGTCGCTCCTCGTCCTCCGACATCTACGGCGCCGAGAGTCAGTGGTCCACGAAACTCACCGGAAACTCTTTCCAGCCCAGTAGCTACACCCCTAACCAGCCTATAGGCGAGAGCAAGGATTCCGAGAGTCAGGGCCAGGAGAAGGCCGGGGATCTTCCGGAGATAATCACCGCAGGACCCGATGTGCCCTCCATCACGGTTCTCGTCAGCTCCGATGATGAGAAGCcggaagagaagagagaacaGGAGACGAAGCAAGAGGAGCACAAGTCCAGCTCCGAGGAGACCATCATGGGCAGCATGATGGAGTCGATGATCGACTTCGGCAAGAAGATGGGCGTCACCGAGATGACCGACGATGTGGCGATTACCACAACTACCACTCCCGAGAGCACGTCGTCCACCGAGACCACTCCGGAAGTTAATAGGGCCAACACCGCCACGTTTAAGAAG GCCGGTCTGAGGAGGAGACGAGTCCGAGTGAGAGTTCGACCGGCTGGAGCCTCGGCGGAGGACTTCGTCACGGCCGAGAGCCAGAGTTACGACTCCTCGCTGAACAACCTGCCTCGCGAGGCCAACAAGTTCCGCAACTTCTTCGTCGTCACCGCCAAACCGACCACCATCACGGCTTCCGCGATCACGACATCGACGAGGACGACTACCACGACGACCGAGCCACCGAAGACCGAAAAGTCCGTGTTCGAGAGTTTCCTCGACAAGATGCTCGGGGAGGACGAGGTGCCGACCACCGTAGCACCCGAGGTGGTCACCAGTTCCCAGGAGGACGACGAAGATTCCTGGACCGGTGTCTCAACCATCGTTCCGGCCCAAGAGGTAACGACCCTCAGCCCGACGACTCAGAAGAACGAAGAGCTGGTCGATAACACCGAACTGCCAACGACGGTGATCGataccaccaccaccaccaccacaaCCACCACAACGACGCCAAAGTCCACGGAAGAGTCGAAGAACAACAACAGCGGCGAGAACGTGATCCAGTCGCTGAATCGGGAGAACTCGCTGCGCTACTTCGTGACCAAGAGCCCGGCGTTCAGCGAGTACCTGCGCAGCCAGGAGAAGTCCAAATTGTCCGAGGACAGTCCGGACCATCCCAAGAACCACAGGTCCAAGTGGAGCGAGGTCCGCTACCCTAGCGACAAGTCCCTCTTCGAGTTCGCCAAGTGGAACACCAAGAACCTGACGGCAGAGGACAAGTCggcgcagcagcaacagcagcagccaacggccagcagcagcgaagcCGACAACTCGAGCGTCACCGACTACGTCAAGGCCATCTTCGAGAGCATCAAGAGCGCCGACGAAGAGCACCACCAGAGCGCCAAGCTCGCCGAGCAGGCGACCACCCCACCTCCGCCAGAAATCAAGACTTCGGTGTCCACTTCCAGCAGGGTCAGCTACAGCAGGAGCCAGAGCAGCAGTAGTTCCAGCAGCAGCCCCACTACCACCACCACGACTCAGGAACCAGCGACGTTGGGTCCGTTCGTCCCGTCGATGATGAGCAGCGGTCCGGTGAAGAAAACCTCGCTGGAGACGAACCTCGGCAAGATCCTGAGGACTTCGACGACGACCAAAGTGTCCCAGATGACCGAGATCTGCTACCGCGGACGCTGCGTCATGTCGAAACCGAAGAAGGACGGCGTCTCGAGATGA